A genome region from Archaeoglobus fulgidus DSM 4304 includes the following:
- a CDS encoding queuosine precursor transporter → MQNELLWFALLFASFVGIILAYRLFGRTGLYAWTAMAIILANIQVMKTIRFFGLVTAMGNIVYGTTFLVTDILCENYGKREAKKAVEVGFFVLVVFTLLMQICLAFIPHESDTLSPHLEQIFGIMPRITVASLTAYLVSQLHDVWAFDFWKRRTKGRFLWLRNNASTMVSQLIDNAVFTWIAFVGFGVFWEQVFPWELIAEIFVTSYIMKFIVAALDTPFVYIAKMIKSEADRAEVVSKVH, encoded by the coding sequence ATGCAGAACGAGCTGCTGTGGTTCGCTCTACTGTTTGCAAGCTTTGTGGGGATAATCCTAGCCTACAGACTTTTCGGTCGAACAGGGCTTTACGCATGGACGGCAATGGCAATTATTCTGGCTAACATTCAGGTTATGAAGACGATAAGGTTCTTTGGGCTCGTTACGGCGATGGGCAACATCGTTTACGGAACAACCTTCCTTGTCACTGACATCCTCTGCGAAAACTACGGGAAGAGAGAGGCCAAAAAGGCCGTAGAAGTAGGATTCTTCGTTCTCGTTGTGTTCACACTGCTTATGCAAATATGCCTTGCCTTCATTCCCCACGAGAGCGACACTTTAAGCCCTCACCTGGAGCAGATATTCGGAATAATGCCGAGAATAACTGTTGCCAGTCTCACAGCCTACTTGGTTTCTCAGCTCCACGACGTCTGGGCCTTTGACTTCTGGAAAAGGAGAACGAAGGGCAGATTCCTCTGGCTGAGAAACAACGCATCGACGATGGTTTCGCAGCTAATCGACAATGCAGTCTTCACGTGGATTGCCTTCGTTGGCTTCGGAGTTTTCTGGGAGCAGGTGTTTCCATGGGAGCTTATCGCTGAGATTTTCGTGACCTCATATATCATGAAGTTCATTGTTGCTGCCCTCGACACTCCGTTCGTTTACATCGCAAAAATGATTAAAAGCGAGGCTGATAGAGCCGAGGTTGTTTCAAAGGTCCATTGA